The proteins below are encoded in one region of Chrysemys picta bellii isolate R12L10 chromosome 4, ASM1138683v2, whole genome shotgun sequence:
- the LOC135982828 gene encoding LOW QUALITY PROTEIN: protein yippee-like 3 (The sequence of the model RefSeq protein was modified relative to this genomic sequence to represent the inferred CDS: deleted 1 base in 1 codon) translates to MVRLSKPKTFQAYLDNCHRRYSCVHCRAHLANHDDLISKSFQGSQGRAYLFNSVVNVGCGPAEERVLLTGLHAVSDIHCESCKTTLGWKYEQAFESSQKYKEGKYIIELSHMIKDNGWD, encoded by the exons ATGGTCCGGCTCTCCAAGCCCAAGACATTCCAGGCCTACCTGGACAACTGTCACCGCAGATACAGCTGTGTGCACTGCCGGGCACATCTGGCCAACCACGATGACCTCATCTCCAAG TCTTTCCAAGGGAGTCAGGGAAGAGCTTATCTCTTCAACTCAGT ggtgaATGTGGGGTGTGGGCCGGCTGAGGAGCGGGTGCTGCTGACAGGGCTGCACGCGGTATCGGACATCCACTGTGAGAGCTGCAAGACCACGCTGGGCTGGAAATAC gaacaAGCCTTCGAGAGCAGCCAGAAGTACAAGGAG GGGAAATACATCATCGAGCTGAGCCACATGATCAAGGACAACGGCTGGGACTGA